DNA sequence from the Nicotiana tomentosiformis chromosome 3, ASM39032v3, whole genome shotgun sequence genome:
AATCTTTTTAGATAAGTGATGCCAAAATTTCAGAAGATTGACAACGACACCGAACAAGTCCCACGTACAAAACTTTTACCAAGGGTAAGGCAGTTGGTAGGCCTAATCCCACCAAAAGAAAGCTTTTAGCAAATTTGTAGCTTGCTCCTACAGAAAAATGCAGAAAATTTCATAGAAACAACAATGCAATTCTTTGTTTGAGAGATCACTTTTAGCCGTTATCTTGAGGCTCACACAACTAGCTGCAGCAGCCAAAGAAAAGCCATGCATCAATACCATTAAGATAGCTGAATCTGAATTTCATACTGCACTTATACCTTCATAACATTTGTATATGAGAACAGCAAAAAGCCCTTTACTGTTTGtatttgatccaaaaatatattttgcaTGGGCTAACCTATCATGTAATCCAAAAAAGTAGGGATGAAGAGGAATTCCTCAGGTTGTAGTACACCAACACTTTTGAAAACATTGTTGCTAAGATTTTTTAAGACTCCTTGTATATatcaaacaaaagaaagaaagcgAGAAAGAGATATTCTTACCTGATTTATTGTACGATGCAAGTGGATGGTAGAAGATTGCTCACAGTGAACACTGACGATATCAGCACCTGCTTTTATGAAATCAGGTACTCTCTGGTCAGGTTCGACGATCATCTGCAATGGTCCGTTGAAATTGAACATTAGCAAAAGCATTCTCATGCCTATAGACCTGAAATTAGTTTTACCACATGAACAATGGGAAATACCAGATGCACATCCAATGGAAGATCAGTGATAGGGCGCAAGGAATCAACTACAAGAGGTCCAATAGTTATATTTGGAACAAATCGGCCATCCATCACATCTACATGAATCCAGTCGCAGCCTGCCTGCTCAACTGCTTTCACCTAAATGCATGAAAGGTACAAGAGTAAAGCACTTACTGCTATGATTGATTAATCAGCTTAACTGGCATGTTTATGAGAAATCAGAAACAAAAAGAAGAAATTCATAAAAGAACTTGACCTAAAAGAAGGAAGGCAAAATGTGTTTACTCAATATATCAAACTCGTAAATGTAATAGCAAATTTTCTCATATCTGGTTTCCAAATAGAAGTACACCTTTATAAGATCTATATATAAAAATGGTAAAGCAAGGGATCCATGTGACAACAAACCTGCTCTCCTAATTTAGAAAAGTTAGCAGAAAGGATGGATGGAGAAACAATAATATCGCTTTTCGAAAACTTATCCACCCGAGAAGAAGCCTTCACCACAGTTTGAACTCTCCTCCTGCATTTATAAGCAAATATTAGGAGCAATAATACTTGGGCAGATTTATGATGCTATTGTAAGGGGCATAGTTGCAGAAAGAGAAGCAACTACTGGATAAACTTCCTATTAAGAAAGGAACATCCAGTTGTTAGCAGGAAATGAAAACAAACGGCTCGtctccaaaaagaaaaaaagatgcaTAAACTCAGCTGATATTGCAGACAATTGGCTCATTTTTACAACTACCTAAGTAAATTTGCATCACCAACTGAGCATAATCTCATCGGAGAGATAAAGAGCTAATAGCAACTGGAATCAAATTCACGTTAAGATTGGCGCTTGTTGAAAAACCTAGAAGTCACAGTGACTTCAACAAGAATTAATCAGAATGTCAAAAGACCTTGGCACTGCCAAGACGCATTTCCAAATGACTTTACATTATCAGTCAATAGCCAATTGAAGAAGGTGGTTTCTTGATGCTGTTAGATACTAAATTGTCGCCACAGGCAATGCTAAAGAGAACATGAATTGCATATTATCCAACTTATAATGTTGACTCTTCAAGACCATTTTCTTACCATGTACAATAGGATATGATATTGAAACACTTCCTTCAGGCTTTACTAGAACCTTACTAGTTTAAGCTCAGCAAGGCATATTCACAAACTTAAGAGAGCAAAAATTCCTGGTATATCTTTATCGTTCTCTACATTACATATCTAAAACCCCAGTGCAAAAAAGTCTTCTCCTTTAGCCTTGAAAGGAACTCAGAGCTTTACCAACTTTCATCAACCATTTCCTATATTTTTCTGACCAATAAAATTTCAAGGGTAATCCACTCAATATGCAGCATCATGATACCTCTGGTGGCCCTATATCTCTGATAAACACATTCAGTTCCTTATATGCTACCTTCTTTCCCTGTTCAGACCATCCGCAAAAATTTAACCATTTCCCTCTAACACTTCAAATAGTCATAAGTTAGTACTGCCTAATACTATTTCAAACTTAACTGGATATCGTACTAACTTATTATTTCTTTCATACCATGATCTTAAAcgtttttttccttctaaaaaaaaaaacaaactcAATATGATAATCTTCTCAAAACATTTTACTCTAATAATTGCCAAGTCAAATTAGGTCTTCTTTATCAGTAAGGATGAGAACATCAAAACAGCACCAAAAGGAACACCCAAAACATCAAGGTGAGATTTTTATGTGGAATTGACTGATTCAAGACTTCCCACAGCAAACTAGTAGTCAAGTTTTCTTTCCAACATTAACTTTTTAAGTAAAAAGATTACAAGCAAACGATCAAACGAATTGGGGTAATAAGGAATATAAAgacttaaattttttaataaaaaccTGGTGAAAGTGAGTGAATTGGGCTTTTGAAGCTTAAGACTCCCGCCAAATCCATTAATTTGGGATTGTAACAGAGTTGATGAACCTACACAAGAAGCTGTTGTTGCCAttgaaatttttcttttttttctcttgcAGCAAACTTTCTCTTGTTTGGGGAATTAAGGAGGAGAAAAAGTTGGTGCTTTGTCAATTTGAAAGCACAGGAGCTCAAAATTTCAACTACCCTCTAACTTTTGAGACTTTCAAGACAAGAAGAACCAAAAGACTGTTATTTTTGAGGAAAAATCAAGAATGAAATATCAGATTGACACGTGTCTGATTTGGTTTTCGCATAGCGGCTTCGCTTATCTTCAATGGTTGGCTCTTCTCTGTTGCTGACTCAATTTGTAGGGACTA
Encoded proteins:
- the LOC104108945 gene encoding ribulose-phosphate 3-epimerase, chloroplastic, with the translated sequence MATTASCVGSSTLLQSQINGFGGSLKLQKPNSLTFTRRRVQTVVKASSRVDKFSKSDIIVSPSILSANFSKLGEQVKAVEQAGCDWIHVDVMDGRFVPNITIGPLVVDSLRPITDLPLDVHLMIVEPDQRVPDFIKAGADIVSVHCEQSSTIHLHRTINQIKSLGAKAGVVLNPGTPLTAIEYVLDAVDLVLIMSVNPGFGGQSFIESQVKKISDLRRICAERGLNPWIEVDGGVGPKNAYKVIEAGANALVAGSAVFGAPDYAEAIKGIKTSKRPEAVAV